One Vallitalea pronyensis genomic region harbors:
- a CDS encoding metal ABC transporter permease, producing MTPQVEIMLIAVIVSAACALLGVFLILRKMAMMTDAISHTILLGIVIGFFITESLTSPLLIIGAALIGLLTVYLAELLKRTKLMSEDSSIGLVFPFLFSIAIILITRYAGNIHLDVDSVLLGELAFVPFDRLILFGRDVGPKSLYVMGIILTIDLAFILLFYKELKLATFDAALAAVIGFSPVLMHYALMGLVSVTAVGAFEAVGSILVIAFMIGPPITAYMLTDKLKTMLVLSVVIGTFNALLGYQVAVIYDVSIAGSIATVIGITYLIVFITAPKRGIITMVYKRHMQRIDYAMHSLLVHLYNHEGTEEEEVEANRHVIDQHLHWQKSFLDKIMKKALRLQCIVVEQEFLKLTSKGREYAIRSFEDI from the coding sequence ATGACTCCTCAAGTAGAAATTATGCTCATTGCCGTTATTGTTTCAGCAGCTTGTGCCCTATTAGGTGTCTTTCTTATTTTAAGAAAAATGGCCATGATGACAGATGCTATATCCCATACGATTTTACTTGGTATCGTTATTGGCTTTTTTATAACAGAGAGTTTAACATCACCTTTGCTGATTATTGGTGCAGCACTTATAGGCTTACTGACCGTTTATTTAGCAGAACTTCTTAAAAGAACCAAGTTAATGTCAGAAGACAGTTCCATCGGTCTTGTTTTCCCCTTTTTATTTAGTATAGCGATTATTCTGATTACAAGATATGCAGGTAACATTCATTTAGATGTAGATTCAGTACTATTAGGTGAACTGGCATTCGTTCCTTTTGATCGACTTATTTTATTTGGACGTGATGTAGGACCAAAATCCTTGTACGTGATGGGCATCATTTTAACCATTGATCTTGCGTTTATCCTTCTTTTCTATAAGGAACTCAAGTTAGCGACTTTTGATGCTGCATTAGCAGCCGTTATTGGTTTTTCACCTGTGTTGATGCATTATGCACTCATGGGTCTGGTATCTGTTACAGCTGTAGGTGCTTTTGAAGCCGTTGGGTCCATATTGGTGATCGCATTTATGATTGGACCTCCCATAACAGCTTATATGCTAACGGATAAATTAAAGACCATGCTTGTGTTAAGTGTGGTCATAGGTACCTTTAATGCGCTTTTAGGTTATCAAGTAGCCGTTATCTATGATGTGTCCATTGCAGGTTCCATTGCTACAGTGATTGGTATCACCTACTTGATTGTTTTTATAACCGCTCCAAAAAGAGGCATCATCACCATGGTGTATAAACGACATATGCAGCGCATAGACTATGCCATGCACTCGTTATTGGTTCATCTCTATAACCATGAAGGCACGGAGGAAGAAGAAGTAGAAGCCAATCGTCATGTGATTGATCAGCATCTACATTGGCAAAAAAGCTTTTTGGATAAAATAATGAAAAAGGCTTTACGGCTTCAATGCATTGTTGTGGAACAAGAATTTCTAAAATTGACATCAAAAGGAAGAGAGTATGCCATTAGAAGTTTTGAAGACATATAA
- a CDS encoding AraC family transcriptional regulator: protein MDDLNVKLICGGFNRCLPKWSMKYITNEHDYKLYFPVEGEASIRVDGTTYTLKPGHVYFINAHKLQAQLCSSYLSVYWLHFIPHGLMLNKYLEHLAPVYIWEKDKSLLRDMDYTCIPKLFHGDLKPPYNTHETAPIGLTCYVTSLLLLCISDMIKAQQKKIDNMTYHHYDKLKPAIDFMHDNYHKNLKLEEIAGKTFLNPIYFLRLFKQNFKITPHQYLLKKRLDEACRMLRRTHYSISDISQRLGFCNQFYFSKTFKRHFGKTPSEYRQSKPIP, encoded by the coding sequence TGAAATACATCACCAATGAACACGATTATAAGCTTTATTTTCCTGTTGAAGGGGAAGCTTCTATTCGGGTTGACGGTACAACCTACACACTGAAGCCTGGGCATGTGTATTTTATTAATGCCCATAAGCTGCAAGCACAATTATGTTCGTCCTATCTATCTGTTTATTGGTTGCATTTTATCCCTCATGGACTTATGTTAAATAAATACTTGGAGCATCTCGCCCCAGTCTATATCTGGGAAAAAGACAAGTCCCTTTTAAGGGATATGGATTATACCTGCATACCTAAGTTATTTCATGGTGATTTAAAACCCCCCTATAATACCCATGAAACGGCTCCTATAGGCTTGACTTGTTATGTGACCTCACTCCTGTTATTATGCATATCGGATATGATAAAAGCACAACAAAAAAAGATAGATAACATGACCTATCATCATTATGACAAATTAAAGCCTGCCATTGATTTTATGCATGATAACTACCATAAAAATCTAAAATTAGAGGAAATAGCAGGCAAGACTTTTCTTAATCCTATCTATTTCCTTCGATTGTTCAAGCAAAATTTTAAAATTACACCCCATCAATATCTTCTAAAGAAGAGATTGGATGAAGCTTGTCGTATGCTCAGAAGAACCCATTATTCCATTAGTGATATTTCTCAAAGGTTAGGCTTCTGTAATCAGTTCTATTTCTCTAAAACCTTTAAACGCCATTTTGGAAAAACACCTTCTGAGTATCGTCAATCAAAACCCATACCTTGA
- a CDS encoding Fur family transcriptional regulator yields MEGQVMQMQKDKMMTDLMNEAGIKPTAQREIICNIVVQNADQHFTAKDIERMGDDLGMPISLSTIYRTLELLEKRGIIIKHNFHDNDSAIYEYAHKDVHHHLICKSCGKVIEITGLEPSDLHERLLHEGFHYTSYNLKIYGYCDACKPQK; encoded by the coding sequence GTGGAAGGACAAGTAATGCAGATGCAAAAGGATAAAATGATGACTGACCTTATGAATGAAGCAGGTATAAAACCCACGGCTCAAAGAGAAATTATATGCAATATTGTAGTTCAAAATGCTGATCAGCATTTTACAGCGAAGGATATTGAACGGATGGGTGATGATTTGGGTATGCCCATCAGTTTGTCGACGATTTATCGTACTTTGGAGTTATTGGAAAAAAGAGGCATCATTATCAAACATAATTTTCACGATAATGATTCGGCGATCTACGAGTATGCTCATAAAGATGTACATCATCATTTAATCTGTAAGTCATGTGGTAAGGTCATTGAAATAACAGGGTTAGAGCCTAGTGATCTTCATGAACGGTTATTACATGAAGGTTTTCACTATACGTCCTATAATCTTAAAATATATGGGTATTGTGATGCATGTAAACCACAAAAGTAA
- a CDS encoding metal ABC transporter ATP-binding protein, whose protein sequence is MQKYVIEVEDMTVAYEEKPVLWDIDINIPKGVLMAIVGPNGAGKSTLIKAMLSLIKPISGKVLFNGLNYESQRRYIGYVPQRGSVDWDFPTSVFDVVLMGTYGQIGWVKRPGKKEKEKALDAIKKVGMEAFVDRQISQLSGGQQQRVFLARALVQEADIYFMDEPFQGVDAKTEKAIVAILKELRSRGKTVIVVHHDLQTVKEYFDWVALLNTKLIQYGKVDEVFTDDNLRITYGSTESVLKGEG, encoded by the coding sequence ATGCAGAAATACGTGATTGAAGTGGAAGATATGACAGTAGCTTATGAGGAAAAGCCTGTTCTTTGGGATATTGATATTAACATTCCAAAAGGCGTGTTAATGGCCATTGTAGGACCTAATGGTGCAGGGAAATCCACACTGATTAAAGCCATGTTAAGTCTGATTAAACCCATATCAGGAAAAGTCCTTTTTAATGGGTTGAATTATGAATCACAAAGGCGTTATATTGGCTATGTGCCTCAGCGGGGAAGTGTGGATTGGGATTTTCCTACAAGTGTTTTTGATGTGGTGCTCATGGGGACATACGGGCAAATAGGCTGGGTGAAACGACCAGGCAAAAAAGAAAAAGAAAAGGCCCTTGATGCCATAAAAAAGGTAGGTATGGAAGCATTTGTTGACCGACAAATCAGCCAGTTATCTGGAGGGCAACAGCAAAGAGTATTCTTAGCAAGAGCTCTGGTTCAAGAAGCGGATATTTACTTTATGGATGAACCTTTTCAAGGGGTAGACGCTAAAACAGAAAAAGCCATTGTGGCGATTTTGAAGGAGCTGCGTTCACGAGGAAAAACAGTTATTGTGGTCCACCATGATTTACAGACAGTAAAAGAATATTTTGACTGGGTAGCCCTCTTAAATACCAAGCTTATCCAATATGGAAAAGTTGATGAGGTCTTTACAGATGACAATCTAAGAATAACCTATGGCAGTACGGAAAGTGTCCTGAAAGGTGAGGGGTGA
- a CDS encoding metal ABC transporter permease: MTLDLLLRDYTLQIVALGSAVLGAVSGILGSFAVLRKQSLLGDAVSHAALPGIAFVFLITGVKQTEMLLLGALISGLLGTFMIVSVDRYTRIKFDSALGLTLSSFFGLGLVLLTYIQKIPNANQAGLENFIFGQASTLLKRDVYWMIGLGIMILTVVIVFWKELKIFSFDPEFGKSIGFSDMKINMLLSSITVIAIIIGLQSVGVILMSALLIAPGVAARQWTDKLAIMVLLAAIFGIVAGVIGTIISSLVGNMPTGPVIVVVISLIVFFSLFFATKRGMLWRVMRMKRNRRDINDSKVLVNLYELAMNHDVVYHPHKTNVIMLGKNNKRTDNKHVIKSLLYLCDKGYVKRDYFDTWSITDLGIEKAKRIMANHGGEKL; encoded by the coding sequence ATGACTTTAGATTTACTATTAAGAGATTATACACTCCAAATCGTAGCTTTAGGTTCTGCTGTCCTTGGTGCTGTAAGTGGTATACTGGGAAGCTTTGCCGTCCTTCGGAAACAGAGTCTCCTTGGCGATGCCGTATCCCATGCAGCACTTCCAGGTATTGCATTTGTATTCTTAATAACCGGTGTCAAACAGACGGAAATGCTCTTATTAGGTGCATTAATATCGGGATTGTTGGGTACGTTCATGATTGTAAGTGTTGATCGGTATACCCGTATCAAATTTGATAGTGCTCTTGGCTTAACATTGTCTTCTTTTTTTGGTTTAGGATTAGTACTACTTACATATATTCAGAAAATCCCTAATGCTAACCAAGCGGGTCTGGAGAATTTTATATTTGGTCAAGCATCCACTTTGCTTAAAAGAGATGTGTATTGGATGATAGGCCTTGGCATTATGATTCTCACCGTTGTCATTGTATTTTGGAAAGAGTTGAAGATTTTTTCCTTTGATCCAGAATTTGGTAAGAGTATTGGGTTTTCTGATATGAAAATCAACATGCTGTTATCCAGTATCACAGTTATTGCCATTATCATTGGTTTGCAGTCTGTTGGTGTTATATTAATGAGTGCATTATTGATCGCACCTGGTGTGGCAGCACGGCAATGGACGGATAAATTAGCCATCATGGTTTTATTAGCCGCTATCTTTGGTATAGTAGCTGGTGTTATAGGTACAATCATTAGTTCCCTGGTTGGCAACATGCCCACAGGTCCGGTTATTGTGGTGGTTATTAGCTTAATTGTCTTCTTCTCTTTATTTTTTGCAACCAAACGAGGTATGCTATGGCGTGTTATGAGGATGAAGAGGAATAGACGGGACATTAACGACAGCAAAGTGTTAGTTAATCTCTACGAATTGGCCATGAATCATGATGTGGTATACCATCCCCATAAAACAAACGTGATTATGCTGGGCAAAAATAATAAGCGTACAGATAATAAACATGTCATCAAAAGTCTTCTTTATCTGTGTGATAAAGGTTACGTTAAAAGGGATTATTTTGATACATGGTCCATTACAGATTTAGGTATAGAAAAAGCAAAAAGAATCATGGCTAACCATGGAGGTGAAAAATTATGA
- a CDS encoding metal ABC transporter solute-binding protein, Zn/Mn family produces the protein MKKLIIGLVSLMLIVVMAGCSSNQKVKEEKDDTLNVVATTTMLKDLAIRIGGDKVNVVDLMGAGIDPHLYKASAGDVSKMQEADLIVYNGLHLEGKMGEIFENLQTRDKEVLAVGEALDETMLLSSSDFEGNQDPHIWFNVKLWMDVTRVLADKLIAIDEGNQTYYEDARDNYLKELENLDQYVTDRVNELEEDQRILITAHDAFNYFGDAYGFEVRGLQGISTSAEAGTQDVSQLADYITEKQIKAVFVESSVPVKNVEALKEAVASRGFEVAIGGELFSDSTGSAGTEEETFIGTMTHNINIIVDALK, from the coding sequence ATGAAAAAATTAATCATTGGTTTAGTGAGTTTAATGTTAATAGTGGTTATGGCTGGGTGTTCCAGCAACCAAAAGGTAAAAGAAGAAAAAGATGATACATTGAATGTGGTTGCTACAACAACCATGTTAAAGGATTTAGCCATACGTATAGGTGGCGATAAAGTCAATGTGGTGGACTTAATGGGAGCAGGTATTGATCCTCACCTCTACAAAGCAAGTGCAGGAGATGTGAGTAAGATGCAAGAAGCAGACCTGATTGTTTACAATGGGTTGCATCTTGAAGGAAAAATGGGTGAGATATTTGAAAATCTTCAAACCAGGGATAAGGAAGTCTTAGCTGTTGGTGAAGCCCTTGATGAAACCATGCTTCTGTCTTCTTCTGATTTTGAAGGCAATCAAGACCCTCACATATGGTTTAATGTGAAGTTGTGGATGGATGTTACCCGTGTGTTGGCTGATAAGCTGATTGCCATTGATGAAGGGAATCAAACTTATTATGAAGATGCTAGAGATAACTACCTAAAAGAGTTAGAAAATCTGGATCAATATGTGACGGACAGAGTTAATGAATTGGAAGAAGATCAGCGTATATTAATCACAGCTCACGATGCTTTTAATTACTTTGGAGATGCCTATGGATTTGAAGTAAGAGGGCTACAGGGTATTAGTACGTCAGCAGAAGCAGGTACACAAGATGTGAGTCAATTAGCTGATTACATCACCGAGAAACAGATAAAAGCCGTATTCGTAGAATCATCAGTACCTGTTAAAAATGTTGAAGCCCTGAAAGAAGCCGTAGCATCAAGAGGATTTGAAGTAGCCATTGGTGGCGAATTGTTTTCCGATTCTACTGGCTCAGCTGGTACAGAGGAAGAGACATTTATTGGAACCATGACCCATAATATTAATATTATTGTAGATGCTTTAAAATAA
- a CDS encoding ABC transporter ATP-binding protein, which produces MKEKKQDLAKAYKRDSILSRVLMMISVTAGIIPIFIVMNIIRMLSTQSATLKGIVLSGVIVGICQITKALFYALSMWQAHDFAYTSLAKIRLDMIEHLKKLPLGFFHKRKVGDLTHIMNHDVDQIELYLAHGLPEITVAILIPSIIAISLLFMDWRLGLALISTVPLVLIYQVILNKLIAGLFTHYTKSTKRMSEDLLEYIATIPVVKAFSREERRTNRVLDGMHNYIKWVKKMVTTTAFPMVFSNMLMEGGLVVLAIIGSMLLRDGKIDAHTFVLAIILGGLFSTTLSKLPTFHHIGIIYKNSASRIQSIMDVKPMKKHPHHNHISGDDIVLKDVSFGYEKDQYILNHVDVVFKKNSVNAIVGTSGSGKTTLANLLMGFWQPQKGQISIHGQPIDTISEQDLSNLMSMVQQETYLFNMSIKDNIKIGNKDASDEHVIQVAKRAQIHHMIMDLPKGYDTLVGESGAKLSGGEKQRLSIARTMLKDTPIIILDEATSAIDASNEYLIQKALDHLSQHKTIITIAHHIHTIKKADQIIVMDNGSILAKGTHDHLMKSCSLYKKMVEEQSSVDNWQIKEVVNI; this is translated from the coding sequence ATGAAAGAAAAAAAACAAGATTTAGCAAAAGCATATAAAAGAGATAGTATATTATCAAGAGTTTTGATGATGATTAGCGTAACAGCAGGTATTATACCAATTTTTATAGTCATGAACATCATACGTATGCTTTCTACTCAGTCAGCTACTCTGAAAGGCATTGTACTCTCAGGGGTAATCGTTGGCATATGTCAAATCACAAAAGCTTTATTTTATGCACTGTCCATGTGGCAGGCACATGATTTTGCATACACATCCTTGGCCAAGATAAGACTTGATATGATTGAACACTTAAAGAAGTTGCCGTTGGGGTTTTTCCACAAACGAAAAGTTGGTGATTTAACACATATTATGAATCATGATGTGGATCAAATCGAATTGTATCTGGCACATGGATTACCAGAAATAACCGTTGCTATTTTGATTCCAAGTATTATCGCTATCAGTTTGCTTTTCATGGATTGGCGTTTAGGGTTAGCTTTAATATCCACCGTACCCCTTGTTCTCATCTATCAAGTCATACTGAACAAGCTCATAGCAGGTCTGTTCACGCACTATACTAAAAGTACGAAAAGGATGTCTGAAGATTTGCTTGAATATATAGCTACTATACCTGTTGTTAAAGCTTTTAGCAGAGAAGAGAGGCGGACGAACAGGGTATTAGACGGCATGCACAACTATATAAAATGGGTAAAAAAAATGGTGACGACCACAGCTTTTCCTATGGTTTTTTCTAACATGCTAATGGAAGGCGGATTGGTGGTCTTAGCCATTATAGGGTCCATGCTCTTACGTGATGGTAAAATAGATGCACATACTTTTGTATTAGCGATTATACTAGGTGGATTATTCAGTACAACCCTTTCTAAGCTCCCTACATTTCATCATATTGGCATTATTTATAAGAACTCAGCCAGTCGCATTCAGTCCATTATGGATGTTAAACCCATGAAAAAACACCCCCATCACAACCATATAAGTGGTGATGATATTGTACTTAAAGATGTCAGCTTTGGTTATGAGAAAGATCAGTACATCTTGAATCATGTGGATGTCGTATTCAAAAAAAATTCAGTCAATGCCATCGTAGGAACGTCTGGTTCGGGTAAAACAACCCTTGCAAATTTACTTATGGGATTTTGGCAACCTCAAAAAGGTCAAATAAGCATCCATGGACAACCCATCGATACAATCAGTGAACAAGACCTATCGAACCTTATGTCCATGGTTCAGCAAGAAACCTATTTATTTAATATGAGTATCAAAGACAATATCAAAATTGGCAATAAAGATGCCAGTGATGAACACGTGATACAAGTGGCTAAACGTGCACAGATTCACCACATGATCATGGACTTGCCAAAAGGGTATGACACGTTGGTAGGAGAATCAGGGGCAAAACTATCTGGTGGCGAAAAACAGCGTTTATCCATTGCTCGTACCATGTTAAAGGACACACCCATCATTATTCTAGATGAAGCAACATCAGCCATTGATGCATCTAATGAATATCTGATTCAAAAAGCTCTGGATCATTTAAGTCAGCACAAAACCATTATAACCATTGCCCATCATATCCATACGATTAAAAAAGCAGATCAGATTATTGTCATGGACAATGGCAGTATTCTTGCTAAAGGAACCCATGATCACTTAATGAAAAGTTGTTCTTTATATAAAAAAATGGTAGAGGAGCAAAGCAGTGTTGATAACTGGCAGATTAAGGAGGTCGTTAACATATGA
- a CDS encoding metal-dependent transcriptional regulator → MSKYEEDYIRYIYSRIEQGEHLVKITDIANVFGYTKQSVIEMIKKMESRGYVKYIPYKGVDITEEGRKIGSRMVRVHRLWEIFLVNELGMKWDEIDDEAHLLEHATSPLLESKLYTYLGKPEYCPHGNPIPDEDGEATYITYMTLDQVTANTTFIVKMVKDEPSLLKYLKQNGVNIGTTLYIQSILAYDGMIHGIIDGQDFYMSKESAKLVSGIIVKREKG, encoded by the coding sequence GTGAGCAAGTATGAAGAGGATTATATACGCTACATCTATTCAAGAATAGAACAAGGTGAACATCTTGTTAAAATAACGGATATCGCCAATGTATTTGGCTATACCAAGCAATCTGTTATTGAAATGATAAAGAAAATGGAAAGCCGCGGTTATGTAAAATACATACCCTACAAAGGTGTAGATATCACCGAAGAGGGCAGGAAAATTGGTTCCCGTATGGTAAGGGTCCATCGGTTGTGGGAGATCTTTTTAGTCAATGAATTAGGCATGAAATGGGATGAAATTGATGATGAAGCACATTTATTGGAGCATGCTACCTCCCCCCTTCTAGAAAGCAAATTATATACTTATCTAGGTAAACCCGAGTACTGTCCACATGGTAATCCCATACCCGATGAAGATGGCGAGGCAACCTACATTACCTATATGACCCTTGATCAAGTAACAGCCAACACCACATTTATCGTGAAGATGGTTAAGGATGAACCCTCGTTACTTAAGTACTTGAAACAAAACGGAGTCAACATTGGAACGACACTGTATATTCAATCCATTTTAGCCTATGATGGCATGATTCATGGTATCATAGACGGACAAGATTTTTATATGAGTAAAGAGTCTGCAAAACTTGTTTCCGGAATTATTGTTAAGCGTGAGAAAGGATGA
- a CDS encoding flavodoxin, giving the protein MSKMVVIYWSGTGNTEVMANAVADGGKAAGVDVAVIPVDDASKEHVVEADFIALGCPSMGAEVLEEDSMEPFVESLSGLDWDNKKLVLFGSFDWGDGDWMRYWEERMKGYGATLVQDGLIVHLEPNDDDINSCKDLGNALVE; this is encoded by the coding sequence ATGAGTAAAATGGTTGTGATTTATTGGAGTGGAACAGGTAATACGGAAGTGATGGCAAATGCAGTTGCAGATGGTGGTAAAGCTGCTGGTGTAGATGTAGCAGTTATTCCTGTTGATGATGCATCCAAGGAACATGTGGTTGAAGCTGATTTTATTGCTTTAGGTTGCCCTTCCATGGGAGCGGAAGTTCTAGAAGAGGATAGTATGGAACCTTTTGTAGAATCTTTATCAGGTCTTGATTGGGATAACAAAAAGCTGGTATTATTTGGTTCTTTTGATTGGGGTGACGGTGATTGGATGCGCTATTGGGAAGAGCGTATGAAAGGGTACGGTGCGACTCTGGTTCAAGATGGTCTTATTGTGCATCTCGAACCAAATGATGATGACATAAATAGTTGTAAAGATTTGGGTAATGCTTTGGTTGAATAG
- a CDS encoding ABC transporter ATP-binding protein: MISNIIGYMTRKGKGMLGLAILCFILKSLAQAGMILVIFDMLNTIIAGQTDHLGTYWLILIGIVLIKGALDAIADIGKHFAGFEIVAKIREKITKRLKQFSLGFYTNERLGEISTIIHKDVDNMESIAAHMWSRMFSDIITALIIGGWLFAINWKLGLAMVSFIPIGLLVFVFGIKSSSQLEKESQNRLADMVSLFVEYTKGIPLLKAFSKSPTFENKLKDSTIKFGESSKKLSKSVAGYIGRYMLFLDICFGILAVVGAYMVFHQDITVSTFIIFIVFSKEFYKPFYHAESYWLKYIQVKDSYGRIMTLLKAPVVDTCRNPERIKGFHIQFDHVHFNYEQDAFRLVNVNLDIEEKSMVALVGPSGSGKTTITNLILRFWDPQKGHIRVGGIDTRKLDYDDLLAHISIVMQNVILFSDTIYENIKVGRRDATMEDVIHAAKKAMIHDFIVSLPQGYDTPLGENGLGLSGGQKQRLSIARAFLKDASIVILDEMTSNVDPINERKIQKAISNLSLNRTVIVIAHHLKTIRCADKIVVFNEGQIVERGNHKELLEANGLYKNLWDTQKKAENWNLRGA, encoded by the coding sequence ATGATATCAAATATTATAGGCTATATGACGCGAAAAGGAAAAGGTATGCTAGGCCTAGCCATCCTATGCTTTATCCTAAAATCACTTGCTCAAGCAGGCATGATTCTTGTCATATTCGACATGCTGAATACCATCATAGCTGGGCAAACAGACCATCTTGGCACATACTGGCTGATACTTATTGGTATCGTTTTAATAAAAGGCGCATTGGATGCCATAGCAGATATCGGAAAGCATTTTGCAGGTTTTGAAATTGTGGCTAAGATAAGAGAAAAAATAACAAAGCGATTGAAGCAATTTTCTTTAGGATTTTACACCAACGAAAGACTTGGTGAAATAAGCACGATTATCCATAAGGATGTGGATAATATGGAGAGTATAGCCGCTCATATGTGGTCAAGAATGTTTAGTGATATCATCACAGCTTTGATTATCGGAGGGTGGTTATTTGCCATCAATTGGAAGTTGGGGCTTGCAATGGTATCCTTTATACCCATTGGTTTATTGGTCTTTGTATTCGGCATTAAGTCCAGCAGCCAACTTGAAAAAGAGTCTCAAAATCGTTTGGCAGATATGGTCAGTCTGTTTGTAGAGTACACAAAAGGGATACCTTTATTAAAAGCCTTTAGTAAAAGCCCAACATTTGAAAATAAACTAAAAGACAGTACCATCAAATTTGGTGAAAGTAGTAAGAAACTCTCCAAATCCGTTGCCGGCTATATTGGCAGGTATATGCTATTTTTAGATATTTGTTTTGGTATATTGGCAGTCGTTGGAGCCTATATGGTATTTCACCAGGACATAACAGTTAGCACCTTTATCATCTTTATTGTCTTCAGCAAAGAATTTTACAAGCCTTTTTATCATGCAGAGTCTTATTGGCTTAAATATATTCAAGTGAAAGACAGCTATGGCAGAATCATGACCCTACTAAAAGCACCAGTGGTTGATACATGTAGGAACCCAGAAAGGATAAAAGGGTTCCATATTCAATTTGATCACGTACACTTCAATTATGAGCAAGATGCCTTTCGTTTGGTTAATGTAAACCTTGATATTGAGGAAAAAAGTATGGTGGCCTTAGTGGGTCCATCTGGTTCAGGCAAAACAACCATAACCAATCTAATCCTACGGTTTTGGGATCCTCAAAAAGGTCACATACGTGTAGGGGGTATTGACACACGAAAATTAGATTATGATGATCTCTTAGCCCATATAAGCATTGTCATGCAGAATGTGATACTATTCTCAGATACCATCTATGAGAATATAAAAGTAGGTCGACGGGATGCCACAATGGAAGACGTGATACATGCAGCAAAAAAAGCAATGATTCATGATTTTATTGTAAGTTTACCTCAGGGTTATGATACGCCATTAGGCGAAAATGGATTAGGGTTGTCAGGTGGTCAGAAACAGAGGCTTTCCATTGCCAGAGCATTCTTAAAAGATGCATCCATTGTCATATTGGATGAAATGACAAGTAACGTTGATCCCATAAACGAGAGGAAAATTCAAAAAGCCATCAGTAACCTATCTCTTAATCGAACAGTCATTGTTATAGCTCACCACTTAAAAACCATCAGGTGTGCCGACAAGATAGTGGTGTTCAATGAAGGGCAAATCGTTGAAAGAGGTAATCATAAGGAACTGCTGGAAGCTAATGGACTGTATAAGAACTTGTGGGATACACAGAAAAAAGCAGAAAATTGGAACCTTCGTGGTGCCTAA
- a CDS encoding MarR family winged helix-turn-helix transcriptional regulator produces MDDHMKLAVEKFIIMTEKFANIGKVSRYYGTDVIIHRSEIHIINLIGDYAGLHISEIARKFGVTKGAASQTIKRLERKGLVEKYLDETNNTRMIVRLTTKGNKAYINHEIHHRECDKELFTFFEDLNEHEMKLIITFMNKASDMVDRHL; encoded by the coding sequence ATGGATGATCATATGAAATTAGCAGTTGAAAAATTTATTATCATGACAGAGAAATTTGCTAATATAGGTAAAGTCTCACGTTATTATGGCACAGATGTTATCATACATCGAAGTGAGATACACATCATTAATCTTATTGGTGACTATGCAGGATTGCATATATCTGAAATTGCCAGGAAATTTGGTGTAACAAAAGGAGCTGCTTCACAGACCATTAAAAGGTTAGAAAGAAAGGGGTTAGTTGAAAAGTATCTGGACGAAACCAATAATACAAGAATGATTGTAAGATTAACCACCAAAGGCAATAAAGCATATATAAACCATGAAATTCATCATAGAGAATGTGACAAAGAGCTTTTTACATTTTTTGAAGATTTGAATGAACATGAAATGAAACTAATTATTACCTTTATGAATAAAGCAAGTGACATGGTAGATAGACATTTATAA